One genomic region from Hirundo rustica isolate bHirRus1 chromosome 5, bHirRus1.pri.v3, whole genome shotgun sequence encodes:
- the USO1 gene encoding general vesicular transport factor p115 isoform X5, with the protein MNFLRGVMGGPSAGPQPSGADTIQKLCDRVASSTLLDDRRDAVRALKSLSKKYRLEVGIQAMEHLIHVLQTDRSDSEIIGYALDTLYNVISNDLEEEEQEENSTKQVDDLGSQFTEIFIKQQENVTLLLTLVEEFDFHVRWPGVKLLTSLLKQQGPQVQQIILVSPMGVSRLMDLLADSREVIRNDGVLLLQQLTKSNAAIQKIVAFENAFERLLDIITEEGNSDGGIVVEDCLLLLQNLLKNNNSNQNFFKEGSYIQRMKPWFEVGDDNCGWSAQKVTNLHLMLQLVRVLVSPTNPPGATSSCQKAMFHCGLLQQLCTILMATGVPADILTETINTVSEVIRGCQTNQDYFASVNAPSNPPRPAIVVLLMSMVNERQPFVLRCAVLYCFQCFLYKNQKGQGEIVSTLLPSTIDATGNSVSAGQLLCGGLFSTDSLSNWCAAVALAHALQENATLKEQLLRVQLATSIGNPPVSLLQQCTNILSQGDKIDRRGSKVQTRVGLLMLLCTWLSNCSIAVTHFLHNPANVPFLTGQIAENLGEEEQLVQGLCALLLGISIYYNDNSLENYRKEKLKQLIEKRIGRENFIEKLGFISKHELYSRAAQKPQPSFSSPDHMMFDHEFTKLVKELEGVISKAIYKSSEEDKKEEEVKKTLEQHDNIVTHYKKVIREQDQELEELKQRVNTLTSQNEQLQATVTQQVSQIQQHKDQYNLLKVQLGKDTQHHNSHGDTLQMNGIQTEEVSKLKEELEEWKNKHELLQGQLKEKDSVIEKLNSSQLEMGTTEQSSQTSKFGGLEHNNELQKELEMLRSQIQLQSAEISKLQMENQKLQVMNTAADPMLGDSGATAATSSELEGRLEQEIKELKSEVKALSEEKESLKQQLDSSSSTVAILQDEKSKLQREVAESKKEQDDLLVLLADQDQKISALKIKLKDLGVPVEDEDDTESGDQGDEDEDGDEEEQD; encoded by the exons ATGAACTTCTTGCGGGGCGTCATGGGCGGCCCCAGCGCCGGCCCGCAGCCCTCGGGAGCGGACACG ATCCAGAAGCTGTGTGACCGAGTAGCTTCGTCCACGTTACTGGATGACCGGAGGGATGCTGTACGTGCTCTCAAATCGTTATCCAAG AAATACCGGTTGGAGGTCGGCATACAAGCCATGGAACACCTCATCCACGTTCTCCAGACAGACCG TTCAGATTCTGAAATAATTGGCTATGCTTTGGACACACTCTACAATGTTATATCGAATGACCTAGAAGAGGAGGAGCAAG AAGAAAACTCAACAAAACAAGTTGATGATTTGGGGAGTCAGTTCACAGAGATTTTCATtaaacagcaagaaaatgtCACTCTGCTGTTGACTCTGGTGGAG GAATTTGATTTCCATGTTCGTTGGCCTGGAGTGAAGCTACTGACATCTCTCTTAAAGCAGCAAGGGCCTCAAGTGCAGCAGATCATTCTGGTCAGCCCCATGG GTGTTTCCCGCCTCATGGATTTGCTAGCAGACTCCAGGGAGGTTATCCGCAATGAT GGAGTCCTGTTGTTACAGCAGTTGACCAAAAGTAATGCAGCCATACAGAAGATTGTTGCCTTTGAAAATGCCTTTGAGAGACTTCTGGATATCATAACAGAGGAAGGAAACAGCGATGGAG GCATAGTTGTAGAAGATTGTCTCCTCTTGTTGCAAAACTTGTTGAAGAATAATAATTCCAATCAGAATTTCTTCAAGGAAGGTTCATACATTCAGCGTATGAAGCCTTGGTTTGAGGTTGGAGATGACAATTGTGGGTGGTCTGCACAGAAAGTAACTAATCTTCACCTGATGCTGCAG CTTGTGCGGGTCCTGGTGTCCCCCACAAACCCTCCCGGTGCCACCAGCAGCTGTCAGAAGGCCATGTTCCACTgtgggctcctgcagcagctctgcactaTCCTCATGGCAACCGGGGTTCCTGCTGATATCCTCACGGAG ACCATTAATACTGTATCGGAGGTCATCCGGGGATGCCAGACAAATCAAGACTACTTTGCCTCTGTAAATGCACCTTCTAATCCACCaag GCCTGCAATCGTAGTGCTGCTCATGTCCATGGTGAACGAGAGGCAGCCGTTCGTGCTACGCTGTGCTGTTCTCTACTGTTTCCAGTGCTTTCTgtacaaaaaccaaaaaggacaaggagaaatTGTCTCAACGCTCCTGCCATCCACTATTGACG CTACAGGTAACTCCGTCTCGGCTGGTCAGCTGCTCTGCGGAGGCCTCTTCTCCACGGACTCTCTGTCCAACTGGTGTGCTGCCGTGGCCCTGGCCCACGCCCTGCAGGAGAACGCCACGCtcaaggagcagctgctgcggGTCCAGCTGGCCACCAGCATCGGCAACCCGCCCGTGTcgctgctgcagcagtgcacCAACATCCTCTCGCAG GGTGATAAGATCGACAGACGG GGCAGCAAAGTGCAGACCAGGGTTGGACTACTGATGCTGCTTTGTACTTGGCTGAGCAACTGCTCCATTGCTGTCACCCACTTCCTTCACAATCCAGCCAATGTGCCTTTT CTTACAGGGCAGATAGCTGAAAACCTTGGAGAAGAGGAGCAGCTTGTCCAAGGCCTGTGTGCACTTTTGCTTGGCATTTCCATCTACTACAATGACAATTCCCTTGAGAATTACAGGAA AGAGAAACTGAAGCAGCTGATTGAGAAGAGGATTGGCAGGGAGAACTTCATTGAAAAGCTTGGCTTCATTAGCAAACATGAACTTTATTCCAGAGCTGCTCAGAAACCACAGCCCAGTTTCTCTAGCCCAGACCACATGATGTTTGACCATGAATTTACAAAGCTGGTAAAGGAACTGGAAG GTGTTATAAGTAAAGCAATTTACAAGTCCAGTGAGGAAgataaaaaggaagaggaagtcAAGAAGACATTGGAACAGCATGACAACATTGTGACTCACTACAAAAAAGTCATTAGAGAGCAG gacCAGGAGCTTGAAGAACTAAAACAACGAGTCAACACTTTAACATCTCAAAATGAGCAGCTGCAGGCTACAGTCACACAGCAAGTGTCTCAGATCCAACAGCATAAGGACCAGTATAATCTCCTGAAAGTACAGCTTG GAAAGGACACCCAGCATCATAATTCCCATGGTGACACATTGCAGATGAATGGCATTCAGACGGAAGAAGTGAGCAAATTGAAAGAGGAATTGGAAGAGTGGAAAAACAAGCATGAGCTGCTGCAAGGgcagttaaaagaaaaggattctGTGATAGAAAAATTG aattCTTCCCAGTTGGAAATGGGAACTACAGAGCAGTCTTCACAAACCAGCAAATTTGGTGGCTTGGAGCACAATAATGAGCTACAGAAG GAGTTGGAAATGCTCAGGAGTCAGATACAGCTACAGTCTGCGGAAATATCTAAGCTTCAGATGGAGAATCAAAAGCTACAAGTAATG AATACAGCTGCAGATCCCATGTTAGGAGACAGCggtgcaacagcagcaacaagctCAGAACTGGAGGGACGACTGgagcaagaaataaaagagcTGAAG AGTGAAGTCAAAGCCCTTTCTGAGGAGAAGGAATCactaaagcagcagctggactctTCCAGTAGCACAGTTGCTATATTGCAAGATGAGAAAAGTAAACTGCAGCGAGAAGTTGCAGAATCCAAGAAAGAACAGGACGATCTCCTGGTGCTTTTGGCTGACCAGGATCAGAAAATATCTGCGCTGAAGATCAAGTTGAAGGACCTTGGTGTACCG GTTGAAGATGAAGATGATACTGAATCTGGAGATCAAGgggatgaagatgaagatggaGATGAAGAGGAACAAGACTAG
- the USO1 gene encoding general vesicular transport factor p115 isoform X7 produces the protein MNFLRGVMGGPSAGPQPSGADTIQKLCDRVASSTLLDDRRDAVRALKSLSKKYRLEVGIQAMEHLIHVLQTDRSDSEIIGYALDTLYNVISNDLEEEEQEENSTKQVDDLGSQFTEIFIKQQENVTLLLTLVEEFDFHVRWPGVKLLTSLLKQQGPQVQQIILVSPMGVSRLMDLLADSREVIRNDGVLLLQQLTKSNAAIQKIVAFENAFERLLDIITEEGNSDGGIVVEDCLLLLQNLLKNNNSNQNFFKEGSYIQRMKPWFEVGDDNCGWSAQKVTNLHLMLQLVRVLVSPTNPPGATSSCQKAMFHCGLLQQLCTILMATGVPADILTETINTVSEVIRGCQTNQDYFASVNAPSNPPRPAIVVLLMSMVNERQPFVLRCAVLYCFQCFLYKNQKGQGEIVSTLLPSTIDATGNSVSAGQLLCGGLFSTDSLSNWCAAVALAHALQENATLKEQLLRVQLATSIGNPPVSLLQQCTNILSQGSKVQTRVGLLMLLCTWLSNCSIAVTHFLHNPANVPFLTGQIAENLGEEEQLVQGLCALLLGISIYYNDNSLENYRKEKLKQLIEKRIGRENFIEKLGFISKHELYSRAAQKPQPSFSSPDHMMFDHEFTKLVKELEGVISKAIYKSSEEDKKEEEVKKTLEQHDNIVTHYKKVIREQDQELEELKQRVNTLTSQNEQLQATVTQQVSQIQQHKDQYNLLKVQLGKDTQHHNSHGDTLQMNGIQTEEVSKLKEELEEWKNKHELLQGQLKEKDSVIEKLNSSQLEMGTTEQSSQTSKFGGLEHNNELQKELEMLRSQIQLQSAEISKLQMENQKLQVMNTAADPMLGDSGATAATSSELEGRLEQEIKELKSEVKALSEEKESLKQQLDSSSSTVAILQDEKSKLQREVAESKKEQDDLLVLLADQDQKISALKIKLKDLGVPVEDEDDTESGDQGDEDEDGDEEEQD, from the exons ATGAACTTCTTGCGGGGCGTCATGGGCGGCCCCAGCGCCGGCCCGCAGCCCTCGGGAGCGGACACG ATCCAGAAGCTGTGTGACCGAGTAGCTTCGTCCACGTTACTGGATGACCGGAGGGATGCTGTACGTGCTCTCAAATCGTTATCCAAG AAATACCGGTTGGAGGTCGGCATACAAGCCATGGAACACCTCATCCACGTTCTCCAGACAGACCG TTCAGATTCTGAAATAATTGGCTATGCTTTGGACACACTCTACAATGTTATATCGAATGACCTAGAAGAGGAGGAGCAAG AAGAAAACTCAACAAAACAAGTTGATGATTTGGGGAGTCAGTTCACAGAGATTTTCATtaaacagcaagaaaatgtCACTCTGCTGTTGACTCTGGTGGAG GAATTTGATTTCCATGTTCGTTGGCCTGGAGTGAAGCTACTGACATCTCTCTTAAAGCAGCAAGGGCCTCAAGTGCAGCAGATCATTCTGGTCAGCCCCATGG GTGTTTCCCGCCTCATGGATTTGCTAGCAGACTCCAGGGAGGTTATCCGCAATGAT GGAGTCCTGTTGTTACAGCAGTTGACCAAAAGTAATGCAGCCATACAGAAGATTGTTGCCTTTGAAAATGCCTTTGAGAGACTTCTGGATATCATAACAGAGGAAGGAAACAGCGATGGAG GCATAGTTGTAGAAGATTGTCTCCTCTTGTTGCAAAACTTGTTGAAGAATAATAATTCCAATCAGAATTTCTTCAAGGAAGGTTCATACATTCAGCGTATGAAGCCTTGGTTTGAGGTTGGAGATGACAATTGTGGGTGGTCTGCACAGAAAGTAACTAATCTTCACCTGATGCTGCAG CTTGTGCGGGTCCTGGTGTCCCCCACAAACCCTCCCGGTGCCACCAGCAGCTGTCAGAAGGCCATGTTCCACTgtgggctcctgcagcagctctgcactaTCCTCATGGCAACCGGGGTTCCTGCTGATATCCTCACGGAG ACCATTAATACTGTATCGGAGGTCATCCGGGGATGCCAGACAAATCAAGACTACTTTGCCTCTGTAAATGCACCTTCTAATCCACCaag GCCTGCAATCGTAGTGCTGCTCATGTCCATGGTGAACGAGAGGCAGCCGTTCGTGCTACGCTGTGCTGTTCTCTACTGTTTCCAGTGCTTTCTgtacaaaaaccaaaaaggacaaggagaaatTGTCTCAACGCTCCTGCCATCCACTATTGACG CTACAGGTAACTCCGTCTCGGCTGGTCAGCTGCTCTGCGGAGGCCTCTTCTCCACGGACTCTCTGTCCAACTGGTGTGCTGCCGTGGCCCTGGCCCACGCCCTGCAGGAGAACGCCACGCtcaaggagcagctgctgcggGTCCAGCTGGCCACCAGCATCGGCAACCCGCCCGTGTcgctgctgcagcagtgcacCAACATCCTCTCGCAG GGCAGCAAAGTGCAGACCAGGGTTGGACTACTGATGCTGCTTTGTACTTGGCTGAGCAACTGCTCCATTGCTGTCACCCACTTCCTTCACAATCCAGCCAATGTGCCTTTT CTTACAGGGCAGATAGCTGAAAACCTTGGAGAAGAGGAGCAGCTTGTCCAAGGCCTGTGTGCACTTTTGCTTGGCATTTCCATCTACTACAATGACAATTCCCTTGAGAATTACAGGAA AGAGAAACTGAAGCAGCTGATTGAGAAGAGGATTGGCAGGGAGAACTTCATTGAAAAGCTTGGCTTCATTAGCAAACATGAACTTTATTCCAGAGCTGCTCAGAAACCACAGCCCAGTTTCTCTAGCCCAGACCACATGATGTTTGACCATGAATTTACAAAGCTGGTAAAGGAACTGGAAG GTGTTATAAGTAAAGCAATTTACAAGTCCAGTGAGGAAgataaaaaggaagaggaagtcAAGAAGACATTGGAACAGCATGACAACATTGTGACTCACTACAAAAAAGTCATTAGAGAGCAG gacCAGGAGCTTGAAGAACTAAAACAACGAGTCAACACTTTAACATCTCAAAATGAGCAGCTGCAGGCTACAGTCACACAGCAAGTGTCTCAGATCCAACAGCATAAGGACCAGTATAATCTCCTGAAAGTACAGCTTG GAAAGGACACCCAGCATCATAATTCCCATGGTGACACATTGCAGATGAATGGCATTCAGACGGAAGAAGTGAGCAAATTGAAAGAGGAATTGGAAGAGTGGAAAAACAAGCATGAGCTGCTGCAAGGgcagttaaaagaaaaggattctGTGATAGAAAAATTG aattCTTCCCAGTTGGAAATGGGAACTACAGAGCAGTCTTCACAAACCAGCAAATTTGGTGGCTTGGAGCACAATAATGAGCTACAGAAG GAGTTGGAAATGCTCAGGAGTCAGATACAGCTACAGTCTGCGGAAATATCTAAGCTTCAGATGGAGAATCAAAAGCTACAAGTAATG AATACAGCTGCAGATCCCATGTTAGGAGACAGCggtgcaacagcagcaacaagctCAGAACTGGAGGGACGACTGgagcaagaaataaaagagcTGAAG AGTGAAGTCAAAGCCCTTTCTGAGGAGAAGGAATCactaaagcagcagctggactctTCCAGTAGCACAGTTGCTATATTGCAAGATGAGAAAAGTAAACTGCAGCGAGAAGTTGCAGAATCCAAGAAAGAACAGGACGATCTCCTGGTGCTTTTGGCTGACCAGGATCAGAAAATATCTGCGCTGAAGATCAAGTTGAAGGACCTTGGTGTACCG GTTGAAGATGAAGATGATACTGAATCTGGAGATCAAGgggatgaagatgaagatggaGATGAAGAGGAACAAGACTAG
- the USO1 gene encoding general vesicular transport factor p115 isoform X2: MIASQIPVTPLQGGRICPLPILCLQEDSSFGSGSLSWIQKLCDRVASSTLLDDRRDAVRALKSLSKKYRLEVGIQAMEHLIHVLQTDRSDSEIIGYALDTLYNVISNDLEEEEQEENSTKQVDDLGSQFTEIFIKQQENVTLLLTLVEEFDFHVRWPGVKLLTSLLKQQGPQVQQIILVSPMGVSRLMDLLADSREVIRNDGVLLLQQLTKSNAAIQKIVAFENAFERLLDIITEEGNSDGGIVVEDCLLLLQNLLKNNNSNQNFFKEGSYIQRMKPWFEVGDDNCGWSAQKVTNLHLMLQLVRVLVSPTNPPGATSSCQKAMFHCGLLQQLCTILMATGVPADILTETINTVSEVIRGCQTNQDYFASVNAPSNPPRPAIVVLLMSMVNERQPFVLRCAVLYCFQCFLYKNQKGQGEIVSTLLPSTIDGNSVSAGQLLCGGLFSTDSLSNWCAAVALAHALQENATLKEQLLRVQLATSIGNPPVSLLQQCTNILSQGDKIDRRGSKVQTRVGLLMLLCTWLSNCSIAVTHFLHNPANVPFLTGQIAENLGEEEQLVQGLCALLLGISIYYNDNSLENYRKEKLKQLIEKRIGRENFIEKLGFISKHELYSRAAQKPQPSFSSPDHMMFDHEFTKLVKELEGVISKAIYKSSEEDKKEEEVKKTLEQHDNIVTHYKKVIREQDQELEELKQRVNTLTSQNEQLQATVTQQVSQIQQHKDQYNLLKVQLGKDTQHHNSHGDTLQMNGIQTEEVSKLKEELEEWKNKHELLQGQLKEKDSVIEKLNSSQLEMGTTEQSSQTSKFGGLEHNNELQKELEMLRSQIQLQSAEISKLQMENQKLQVMNTAADPMLGDSGATAATSSELEGRLEQEIKELKSEVKALSEEKESLKQQLDSSSSTVAILQDEKSKLQREVAESKKEQDDLLVLLADQDQKISALKIKLKDLGVPVEDEDDTESGDQGDEDEDGDEEEQD, from the exons ATCCAGAAGCTGTGTGACCGAGTAGCTTCGTCCACGTTACTGGATGACCGGAGGGATGCTGTACGTGCTCTCAAATCGTTATCCAAG AAATACCGGTTGGAGGTCGGCATACAAGCCATGGAACACCTCATCCACGTTCTCCAGACAGACCG TTCAGATTCTGAAATAATTGGCTATGCTTTGGACACACTCTACAATGTTATATCGAATGACCTAGAAGAGGAGGAGCAAG AAGAAAACTCAACAAAACAAGTTGATGATTTGGGGAGTCAGTTCACAGAGATTTTCATtaaacagcaagaaaatgtCACTCTGCTGTTGACTCTGGTGGAG GAATTTGATTTCCATGTTCGTTGGCCTGGAGTGAAGCTACTGACATCTCTCTTAAAGCAGCAAGGGCCTCAAGTGCAGCAGATCATTCTGGTCAGCCCCATGG GTGTTTCCCGCCTCATGGATTTGCTAGCAGACTCCAGGGAGGTTATCCGCAATGAT GGAGTCCTGTTGTTACAGCAGTTGACCAAAAGTAATGCAGCCATACAGAAGATTGTTGCCTTTGAAAATGCCTTTGAGAGACTTCTGGATATCATAACAGAGGAAGGAAACAGCGATGGAG GCATAGTTGTAGAAGATTGTCTCCTCTTGTTGCAAAACTTGTTGAAGAATAATAATTCCAATCAGAATTTCTTCAAGGAAGGTTCATACATTCAGCGTATGAAGCCTTGGTTTGAGGTTGGAGATGACAATTGTGGGTGGTCTGCACAGAAAGTAACTAATCTTCACCTGATGCTGCAG CTTGTGCGGGTCCTGGTGTCCCCCACAAACCCTCCCGGTGCCACCAGCAGCTGTCAGAAGGCCATGTTCCACTgtgggctcctgcagcagctctgcactaTCCTCATGGCAACCGGGGTTCCTGCTGATATCCTCACGGAG ACCATTAATACTGTATCGGAGGTCATCCGGGGATGCCAGACAAATCAAGACTACTTTGCCTCTGTAAATGCACCTTCTAATCCACCaag GCCTGCAATCGTAGTGCTGCTCATGTCCATGGTGAACGAGAGGCAGCCGTTCGTGCTACGCTGTGCTGTTCTCTACTGTTTCCAGTGCTTTCTgtacaaaaaccaaaaaggacaaggagaaatTGTCTCAACGCTCCTGCCATCCACTATTGACG GTAACTCCGTCTCGGCTGGTCAGCTGCTCTGCGGAGGCCTCTTCTCCACGGACTCTCTGTCCAACTGGTGTGCTGCCGTGGCCCTGGCCCACGCCCTGCAGGAGAACGCCACGCtcaaggagcagctgctgcggGTCCAGCTGGCCACCAGCATCGGCAACCCGCCCGTGTcgctgctgcagcagtgcacCAACATCCTCTCGCAG GGTGATAAGATCGACAGACGG GGCAGCAAAGTGCAGACCAGGGTTGGACTACTGATGCTGCTTTGTACTTGGCTGAGCAACTGCTCCATTGCTGTCACCCACTTCCTTCACAATCCAGCCAATGTGCCTTTT CTTACAGGGCAGATAGCTGAAAACCTTGGAGAAGAGGAGCAGCTTGTCCAAGGCCTGTGTGCACTTTTGCTTGGCATTTCCATCTACTACAATGACAATTCCCTTGAGAATTACAGGAA AGAGAAACTGAAGCAGCTGATTGAGAAGAGGATTGGCAGGGAGAACTTCATTGAAAAGCTTGGCTTCATTAGCAAACATGAACTTTATTCCAGAGCTGCTCAGAAACCACAGCCCAGTTTCTCTAGCCCAGACCACATGATGTTTGACCATGAATTTACAAAGCTGGTAAAGGAACTGGAAG GTGTTATAAGTAAAGCAATTTACAAGTCCAGTGAGGAAgataaaaaggaagaggaagtcAAGAAGACATTGGAACAGCATGACAACATTGTGACTCACTACAAAAAAGTCATTAGAGAGCAG gacCAGGAGCTTGAAGAACTAAAACAACGAGTCAACACTTTAACATCTCAAAATGAGCAGCTGCAGGCTACAGTCACACAGCAAGTGTCTCAGATCCAACAGCATAAGGACCAGTATAATCTCCTGAAAGTACAGCTTG GAAAGGACACCCAGCATCATAATTCCCATGGTGACACATTGCAGATGAATGGCATTCAGACGGAAGAAGTGAGCAAATTGAAAGAGGAATTGGAAGAGTGGAAAAACAAGCATGAGCTGCTGCAAGGgcagttaaaagaaaaggattctGTGATAGAAAAATTG aattCTTCCCAGTTGGAAATGGGAACTACAGAGCAGTCTTCACAAACCAGCAAATTTGGTGGCTTGGAGCACAATAATGAGCTACAGAAG GAGTTGGAAATGCTCAGGAGTCAGATACAGCTACAGTCTGCGGAAATATCTAAGCTTCAGATGGAGAATCAAAAGCTACAAGTAATG AATACAGCTGCAGATCCCATGTTAGGAGACAGCggtgcaacagcagcaacaagctCAGAACTGGAGGGACGACTGgagcaagaaataaaagagcTGAAG AGTGAAGTCAAAGCCCTTTCTGAGGAGAAGGAATCactaaagcagcagctggactctTCCAGTAGCACAGTTGCTATATTGCAAGATGAGAAAAGTAAACTGCAGCGAGAAGTTGCAGAATCCAAGAAAGAACAGGACGATCTCCTGGTGCTTTTGGCTGACCAGGATCAGAAAATATCTGCGCTGAAGATCAAGTTGAAGGACCTTGGTGTACCG GTTGAAGATGAAGATGATACTGAATCTGGAGATCAAGgggatgaagatgaagatggaGATGAAGAGGAACAAGACTAG